From Desulfonatronum thioautotrophicum, the proteins below share one genomic window:
- a CDS encoding RsbRD N-terminal domain-containing protein: MTNDIFELLKENRGMLVDRWTTLTLQTYPTESAKFYSKEKNQFHNPVGHAMSKGLAEIFEAMLVGMDVQQIRPMLDSMVRIRAVQGFAPSNSLAFLLFIKKIIRDELGAEIQAKGLEQQLAAFEERVDGTLLVAFDVYAQCRQTLSDIKNSEFINRHVQLLKRANMVSEETRLS, encoded by the coding sequence ATGACCAATGATATCTTTGAACTGCTGAAAGAAAACAGGGGGATGCTGGTCGATCGCTGGACGACATTGACTCTGCAAACATATCCCACCGAAAGCGCAAAATTTTATTCCAAAGAAAAGAATCAGTTCCACAATCCCGTCGGCCATGCCATGAGCAAAGGGCTTGCTGAGATCTTTGAGGCCATGCTGGTCGGAATGGATGTGCAACAGATACGCCCTATGCTGGACAGCATGGTCAGGATTCGGGCCGTTCAGGGATTTGCACCATCCAACTCCCTGGCCTTTCTTTTGTTTATCAAGAAAATCATTCGCGACGAACTTGGTGCGGAGATCCAGGCCAAAGGACTGGAGCAACAGCTCGCGGCTTTTGAGGAGCGGGTCGACGGCACGTTACTGGTGGCCTTTGACGTCTACGCCCAGTGCCGCCAGACCCTTTCGGACATCAAGAACAGCGAATTCATCAATCGGCACGTCCAGCTCCTGAAGCGGGCTAATATGGTGAGTGAGGAAACCCGTCTCTCCTGA
- a CDS encoding DVU0298 family protein, producing the protein MATFRSMKQEFSIFLPQDDWQTQLEAYYTLPLRKVLGPLFSLLLAPEPLVKWRAVSAFGLTVARLAEQDMESARVIMRRLMWNLNEESGAIGWGAPESMGDSLARCSRLAVEFHRILISYAQEPERGDGNYLDHEPLRRGVYWGMARLAEVRPDLVQQGLPTFLELLADADPVVRALGVWGLGSVGSTEEDLNALRSMLADQSPVMLYRNDQLLDSTITTLAREALVRFKP; encoded by the coding sequence ATGGCGACATTTCGGTCCATGAAACAGGAATTTTCCATCTTCCTGCCCCAGGACGACTGGCAAACGCAGCTGGAAGCCTATTATACGCTACCGTTGCGCAAGGTCCTGGGGCCGCTTTTTTCCCTTTTGCTGGCTCCGGAACCACTTGTAAAATGGCGCGCTGTTTCGGCTTTTGGCCTGACAGTAGCTCGTCTGGCAGAACAGGACATGGAATCGGCCCGGGTGATCATGCGCCGATTGATGTGGAACCTGAATGAGGAGTCCGGTGCCATCGGATGGGGTGCACCGGAATCCATGGGAGACAGTCTGGCCCGATGTTCCCGGTTGGCCGTGGAGTTTCATCGTATCCTGATTTCCTACGCCCAGGAACCCGAACGCGGAGACGGTAACTATCTTGACCATGAACCGCTGCGTCGCGGGGTTTATTGGGGTATGGCCCGGCTTGCTGAAGTCCGCCCCGACCTTGTGCAGCAGGGGCTGCCGACATTTTTGGAACTTCTTGCAGATGCGGACCCCGTGGTCAGGGCTCTGGGGGTCTGGGGGCTGGGTTCAGTGGGTAGCACGGAAGAGGATCTGAATGCCCTGCGGTCCATGCTTGCGGACCAAAGCCCCGTCATGTTGTACCGTAATGACCAATTGCTGGACTCTACCATCACCACTCTTGCCCGGGAAGCATTGGTCAGATTCAAGCCGTAA
- the cobT gene encoding nicotinate-nucleotide--dimethylbenzimidazole phosphoribosyltransferase has product MNQASEVNGAPSATRLFQDCLEAVTPLDRSATSAIQARLDDLTKPQGSLGRLEELALHLALISHHAGRGLAPLVDPARIYTCAADHGVAAQGVSRFPSEVTSQMVRNFLGGGAAINVLTRTAAVQLRVVDVGVAHDDFTTGVPDAAMLLRRKVRPGTADFSLGPAMSETDCAKAVAVGIALADQAADEGVLTVGTGEMGIANTTAATALYCAYLGCAPERITGPGTGLSAQEVRHKAEVIARALSVNTTTLPPAPPLRTLAALGGLEIACLTGLILGCARRKLNIVVDGFISTAAYVAAWKIQPHVADYAFFAHGSAEPGHHIILDQLQARPILDLGMRLGEGTGAALAIPILRAAAAMLNEMASFSTANVTSAPAV; this is encoded by the coding sequence ATGAACCAGGCCAGCGAGGTCAACGGCGCGCCTTCCGCCACCCGATTGTTCCAGGACTGTCTTGAGGCCGTCACTCCCTTGGACCGCTCCGCGACGTCCGCCATTCAGGCCCGACTCGATGATCTGACCAAACCACAGGGCAGCCTCGGTCGCCTGGAAGAACTGGCCCTGCACCTGGCACTGATCAGCCATCATGCTGGACGTGGCCTCGCCCCTCTGGTTGATCCGGCCCGCATCTACACCTGCGCCGCGGACCACGGCGTTGCGGCCCAGGGGGTCAGCAGGTTCCCCTCGGAAGTCACGTCCCAGATGGTCCGCAACTTCCTGGGTGGTGGTGCCGCGATCAACGTTCTGACCCGCACTGCCGCGGTACAGCTGCGGGTTGTGGACGTGGGCGTGGCCCACGACGACTTCACCACCGGTGTTCCGGACGCCGCCATGCTGCTGCGCCGGAAAGTCAGACCGGGAACCGCCGATTTCAGCCTCGGACCGGCCATGTCCGAAACGGACTGCGCCAAGGCTGTGGCCGTAGGCATTGCCCTGGCAGACCAGGCCGCTGATGAGGGTGTGCTTACCGTGGGCACAGGGGAGATGGGCATCGCCAACACCACCGCGGCCACTGCCCTCTACTGCGCCTACCTGGGATGCGCGCCGGAGCGGATCACCGGGCCGGGTACCGGACTGTCGGCCCAGGAAGTCCGGCACAAGGCCGAGGTCATTGCCCGAGCGCTGTCCGTCAATACGACCACCCTGCCTCCCGCCCCCCCCTTGCGCACTTTGGCGGCCCTGGGCGGTCTGGAAATCGCCTGCCTTACCGGGCTGATCCTGGGTTGCGCTCGGCGCAAACTGAACATCGTGGTGGATGGCTTCATCTCCACGGCGGCCTACGTTGCTGCCTGGAAGATCCAGCCCCATGTTGCGGACTACGCCTTTTTCGCCCACGGTTCCGCCGAGCCCGGTCACCACATTATCCTGGATCAGCTCCAGGCCCGACCCATCCTGGACTTGGGCATGCGCCTGGGCGAGGGTACCGGTGCGGCATTGGCCATCCCCATCCTCCGGGCTGCCGCAGCCATGCTCAACGAAATGGCCAGTTTTTCAACCGCCAATGTCACCTCGGCCCCGGCGGTGTAG
- a CDS encoding tetratricopeptide repeat protein, translating to MTESTNIDEFIREKKDQLAQNDDCGNSHYNLGVAYLSQRRWKEAEEEFFAAVESTPTLAEAYVQLGGIRMYQNDLEGCLYFNQKAVEVRPKFPVPYGNIGFVHLQQGEPEKALEPLKQALLLQPRFIQAHTTLASAYYALGDLEKCIDHCERALKVEPRFAPAYNNLALCYFDQGKFDLALENMDKALEYGFEVAQEFRDRLEVHRSA from the coding sequence ATGACCGAATCCACGAACATTGATGAATTTATCCGAGAGAAGAAAGATCAGCTTGCGCAAAACGACGATTGCGGTAATTCCCATTACAACCTCGGCGTCGCCTACCTGTCCCAACGCAGATGGAAGGAGGCCGAGGAAGAGTTTTTCGCCGCGGTGGAATCCACGCCGACCTTGGCCGAGGCTTATGTGCAGCTTGGTGGAATCCGAATGTACCAAAATGATCTGGAAGGGTGCCTGTACTTCAACCAAAAAGCGGTGGAAGTGCGGCCCAAATTTCCGGTGCCCTATGGCAACATCGGCTTTGTCCATCTGCAACAGGGGGAGCCGGAAAAGGCCCTGGAACCTTTGAAACAGGCTCTTTTGCTGCAACCACGCTTCATCCAGGCCCATACGACCCTGGCCAGTGCGTACTATGCCCTGGGCGACCTGGAGAAATGTATTGACCATTGCGAGCGGGCGTTGAAGGTCGAGCCTCGATTTGCTCCGGCCTATAACAATCTAGCGCTCTGCTACTTTGATCAGGGCAAGTTCGATCTGGCTCTGGAGAACATGGACAAGGCCCTGGAGTATGGTTTCGAAGTGGCCCAGGAATTTCGGGACCGGCTGGAGGTCCATCGTTCAGCGTGA
- a CDS encoding ATP-dependent 6-phosphofructokinase, translated as MGESRTDTTASEDISTAILDLGPTKVHSRMDCALFIKNDQHVQLFVTNEEGETGSNGMKTYDFEPAGPREKLYFDPPKTKCAIVTCGGLCPGINDVIRAVVMTAHHSYGVASTLGIRYGLQGFIPSYGHDLVELTPDKVASIHEFGGTILSSSRGPQSPEEIVDAMERMNVSILFLIGGDGTMQASLKIQEEVAKRGLKLGVIGIPKTIDNDINFVPRSFGFDTAVEKATESIRCAHTEALGAPNGIGMVKLMGRESGFIAAQATLALKDVNFVLVPEDPFEIHGPNGFLQALDERIRRRGHAVVVVAEGAGQDLLAASSETDASGNPVLRDICGLLRREIDKFFKSKERDYTLKFIDPSYIIRSVPANANDRVYCGFLGQNAVHAAMAGKTGMVVSKLHGHYIHLPLSLVAGKRKRINIVSNYWQAVLQSTGQPVHMKTPPEDYPPGATCKLDQSS; from the coding sequence ATGGGCGAATCACGCACAGACACCACCGCATCGGAAGATATTTCAACTGCGATTCTCGATTTAGGGCCAACAAAAGTCCATTCTCGCATGGATTGTGCCCTGTTCATCAAGAACGATCAACACGTTCAACTTTTCGTAACCAACGAAGAGGGAGAAACCGGCTCCAACGGCATGAAAACCTATGATTTTGAGCCTGCCGGTCCTCGCGAGAAACTCTATTTCGATCCACCAAAAACCAAGTGCGCCATCGTCACATGCGGCGGACTTTGTCCGGGAATCAACGACGTGATCCGGGCCGTGGTCATGACCGCCCACCATAGTTACGGGGTGGCAAGCACCTTGGGTATTCGCTACGGCCTGCAAGGCTTCATCCCCTCCTATGGCCACGACCTGGTGGAACTCACCCCGGACAAGGTCGCCAGCATTCACGAATTTGGGGGAACGATCCTCTCTTCCTCCCGCGGGCCGCAATCACCGGAGGAAATCGTCGACGCCATGGAACGGATGAACGTCAGCATCCTGTTTCTGATCGGGGGCGACGGGACCATGCAGGCCAGTTTGAAAATCCAGGAAGAGGTTGCGAAACGCGGACTGAAACTCGGCGTGATCGGCATTCCGAAAACCATTGACAATGACATCAACTTTGTTCCGCGCTCCTTTGGCTTCGACACTGCCGTGGAAAAGGCCACGGAGTCCATCCGCTGCGCCCACACCGAAGCCCTGGGCGCTCCCAACGGCATTGGCATGGTCAAACTCATGGGCCGGGAGTCCGGCTTTATTGCCGCCCAGGCGACATTGGCCCTGAAAGACGTCAATTTCGTCCTCGTCCCCGAGGACCCCTTCGAAATCCATGGCCCCAACGGTTTTTTGCAGGCCCTGGACGAACGCATCCGACGCCGCGGTCATGCCGTGGTGGTGGTGGCCGAAGGTGCCGGACAGGATCTTTTGGCCGCCTCCAGTGAGACGGACGCCTCGGGCAACCCGGTCCTGAGAGATATTTGCGGCCTGCTGCGCCGGGAAATCGATAAGTTCTTCAAGTCCAAGGAAAGGGACTATACCCTGAAATTCATTGATCCCAGCTATATCATCCGTTCGGTTCCAGCCAATGCCAATGACCGGGTTTACTGCGGGTTCCTGGGCCAAAATGCGGTCCATGCGGCCATGGCCGGCAAAACCGGGATGGTGGTCAGCAAGCTGCACGGCCATTACATTCACCTGCCGCTCAGCCTGGTGGCCGGCAAACGCAAGAGAATCAACATTGTCAGCAACTACTGGCAGGCTGTGCTCCAGTCCACCGGTCAGCCGGTGCACATGAAAACACCTCCGGAGGATTATCCCCCGGGAGCGACCTGCAAGCTGGATCAGTCTTCATGA
- the dsrP gene encoding sulfate reduction electron transfer complex DsrMKJOP subunit DsrP, which produces MLEKALQGNKAYWGWIFTLLVAIGIGFGFYVVQLQQGLGVTGLNRDVSWGLYIGQLTYMVGIAASAVMLVLPYYLHNYKAFGKLVIFGEFLAVSAVIVCLLFVVVDLGQPQRLMNVVLHPTPNSVLFWDMVVLNGYLFLNIIIGWAVLHAVKKGVRPASWLKILIYVSIPWAVSIHTVTAFLYAGLPGRYFWHDSLLAASFLTGAFAAGPALLLLILMIVQKVSDLKIPKEAIQTLTKIITYAWAINLFMLLLKIFSAYYSQYPAKMATFDYLFGGVGGEQMMPWMWNFVFLSVVSLVLLVIPSTRNNPITMTIALVMVVFAGWIDKGLSLVIGGFIPNPFKVHTEYWPTIPEFFITVGVYAVGLLILTILYKVALAVQRENAS; this is translated from the coding sequence ATGTTGGAAAAAGCTTTACAGGGAAACAAGGCGTACTGGGGATGGATCTTTACGCTCCTGGTCGCCATCGGCATTGGTTTTGGGTTCTATGTCGTACAGTTGCAGCAGGGTCTGGGGGTCACCGGCCTGAACCGGGATGTATCCTGGGGGCTGTACATCGGGCAGTTGACATACATGGTCGGCATCGCCGCCTCCGCGGTCATGCTGGTCTTACCGTATTATCTGCATAACTATAAAGCGTTTGGAAAGCTGGTTATTTTTGGCGAGTTTCTCGCCGTCTCCGCGGTTATCGTCTGTCTGCTGTTCGTTGTTGTTGACCTCGGTCAACCGCAACGCCTGATGAACGTTGTTCTCCATCCCACGCCTAATTCGGTTTTGTTCTGGGATATGGTGGTCTTGAACGGGTATCTTTTCCTGAACATCATCATTGGTTGGGCAGTACTGCATGCGGTGAAAAAAGGTGTTCGCCCGGCATCATGGCTCAAAATTCTGATCTACGTCTCCATTCCCTGGGCCGTGAGCATCCATACGGTAACGGCGTTCTTGTACGCCGGCCTGCCGGGGCGTTACTTCTGGCATGACTCTTTGCTGGCGGCCAGCTTTCTGACTGGCGCGTTCGCCGCCGGTCCCGCCTTGCTGCTGTTGATTCTGATGATCGTGCAAAAGGTTTCGGATTTGAAAATTCCCAAGGAAGCAATCCAGACACTGACCAAGATCATCACCTATGCCTGGGCCATTAACCTTTTCATGTTGCTCTTGAAGATTTTTTCCGCCTACTACAGCCAGTATCCGGCCAAGATGGCCACGTTTGACTATCTCTTCGGCGGAGTCGGCGGAGAGCAGATGATGCCCTGGATGTGGAACTTTGTCTTCCTGAGTGTCGTTTCACTTGTCTTGCTGGTTATCCCGAGCACCCGGAACAATCCCATTACCATGACCATTGCCCTGGTCATGGTCGTTTTCGCCGGCTGGATCGACAAGGGGTTGAGTCTGGTTATCGGAGGCTTCATTCCCAACCCCTTCAAGGTTCATACGGAATACTGGCCCACGATTCCGGAATTTTTCATCACCGTGGGCGTGTACGCCGTGGGTCTGCTTATTCTGACCATTCTGTACAAGGTCGCTTTGGCTGTACAGCGTGAAAACGCTTCCTAG
- a CDS encoding YkgJ family cysteine cluster protein: MPPDFSPFFTKYEKLLADVDKVFATVREQHPDCVTCASGCSDCCHALFDLPLIEALYLNHHFHANLPQESKDRILTKADQADRASYKLKFQAHRKHRSGEEPEAILEDMAKKRVRCPLLNSQDRCDLYDHRPITCRLYGIPQEVNAKARTCALSKFTPGTPYPTVHVDKIHRKLAELSMELVASLNTKYKQMADILVPPSMALLTVYDDEYLGLQKGGCASTGCSSGACSSGDSGPEKTLGCTCGPGGCDPGSCEPCRK; this comes from the coding sequence ATGCCTCCGGATTTTTCCCCTTTTTTTACCAAGTACGAAAAGCTTTTAGCGGATGTGGACAAAGTTTTCGCCACGGTTCGCGAGCAGCACCCGGACTGCGTCACTTGCGCTTCGGGGTGCAGTGACTGCTGTCACGCCCTTTTCGATCTGCCCTTGATCGAAGCCTTGTATCTCAACCACCATTTTCATGCGAATCTCCCACAGGAGAGCAAGGATCGGATACTTACCAAAGCCGATCAGGCAGACCGCGCATCCTACAAACTGAAGTTTCAGGCCCACAGAAAGCACCGTTCCGGAGAGGAACCTGAGGCCATTCTCGAGGATATGGCCAAGAAGCGGGTTCGATGTCCCTTGCTGAACAGTCAGGATCGCTGTGACCTCTATGACCATAGACCGATTACCTGTCGTCTGTATGGCATTCCGCAGGAGGTCAATGCCAAGGCCCGAACCTGCGCCCTGTCCAAATTTACACCCGGGACGCCCTACCCCACGGTTCATGTGGATAAGATTCATCGTAAGCTGGCCGAGCTGAGCATGGAACTGGTGGCCTCACTGAACACAAAGTACAAACAAATGGCCGACATTCTTGTTCCGCCATCCATGGCCTTGTTAACGGTGTATGACGATGAATACCTCGGCCTGCAGAAAGGCGGGTGTGCATCGACTGGGTGTTCCTCCGGAGCGTGTTCTTCAGGAGATTCAGGCCCCGAAAAAACGCTGGGATGTACTTGTGGTCCCGGTGGGTGTGATCCAGGGAGCTGTGAACCATGTCGGAAGTGA
- the dsrM gene encoding sulfate reduction electron transfer complex DsrMKJOP subunit DsrM → MAVWYSLLLVLGMSLFVYLGAGLLGLQAIFGIVVPYAAILVFLIGFSMRILGWARSPVPFRIPTTAGQQKSLGWIKPSKVDSPYTTWGVVGRMAMEVLLFRSLFRNTKAELTEGKLAYGSSKWLWLFGILFHYTFLTIIIRHLRFFTEPVPFFVQALDRIDGMLQIGSPVIYQTDVILVAALLFLLIRRLVNPQMRYLSLPADYFPLFLILGIALTGIMMRYFAIFKVDLLSVKVLAMGLATFSPTIPDGIGVMFYIHLFLFSVLLAYFPFSKLMHLGGVFLSPTRNLPNDSRMVRHVNPWNAPVKVHTYEHYEDDFRDKMIEADLPVEKQA, encoded by the coding sequence ATGGCAGTGTGGTATTCATTGTTACTCGTCTTGGGAATGTCCCTTTTTGTCTACCTGGGAGCCGGTTTGCTCGGTTTACAGGCCATTTTCGGCATCGTCGTTCCGTACGCCGCGATTCTGGTCTTTCTGATTGGATTCAGTATGCGGATATTGGGATGGGCCCGGTCGCCCGTTCCCTTTCGGATCCCCACGACAGCCGGACAACAAAAGAGTCTGGGGTGGATCAAGCCCTCGAAAGTGGACAGCCCCTACACCACGTGGGGTGTGGTTGGCCGGATGGCCATGGAAGTATTGCTGTTCCGGTCCCTTTTTCGCAATACCAAGGCGGAACTGACCGAAGGCAAGTTGGCCTATGGGTCCAGCAAGTGGCTCTGGCTGTTCGGCATCCTGTTTCACTACACCTTTTTGACCATCATCATCCGGCATCTGCGCTTTTTTACCGAACCTGTCCCGTTCTTTGTCCAGGCTTTGGATCGGATCGACGGTATGTTGCAGATCGGCTCTCCGGTCATCTACCAGACTGACGTCATCCTGGTTGCCGCCTTGCTCTTCCTGCTCATTCGGCGACTGGTCAACCCGCAAATGCGCTACCTCTCACTGCCCGCCGACTATTTTCCACTGTTTCTTATACTTGGGATCGCCCTTACCGGCATCATGATGCGCTACTTCGCCATCTTCAAGGTCGACCTGTTGAGCGTCAAGGTGCTGGCCATGGGCTTGGCCACCTTTAGTCCCACGATTCCCGATGGGATCGGGGTCATGTTCTACATCCATTTGTTCCTGTTTAGCGTCCTGCTGGCCTATTTCCCCTTCAGCAAGCTGATGCACCTGGGCGGTGTGTTTCTCAGCCCGACCCGCAATCTGCCCAACGACAGCCGTATGGTCCGCCATGTCAATCCCTGGAACGCTCCGGTGAAGGTTCATACCTATGAACATTACGAGGATGATTTCCGGGATAAGATGATCGAGGCGGACCTCCCCGTGGAAAAGCAGGCCTAA
- a CDS encoding ferredoxin gives MGWKITVDVDKCTGDGECVDVCPTEVYELQDGKAVAVNEEECLGCESCIEVCETSALTVEEV, from the coding sequence ATGGGTTGGAAGATTACCGTCGATGTCGACAAATGCACCGGGGATGGCGAATGTGTGGACGTTTGCCCCACCGAAGTCTACGAATTGCAGGACGGCAAGGCTGTTGCCGTGAACGAAGAAGAGTGTCTGGGCTGTGAATCGTGCATTGAGGTCTGTGAAACGAGTGCCCTCACGGTCGAGGAAGTTTAG
- the dsrJ gene encoding sulfate reduction electron transfer complex DsrMKJOP subunit DsrJ, whose product MYNAGKIIPGLLIFLGLVTFPFWSNLGGAYEAPELVMPEAEEECVLAGDWMRANHMILLDDWRDLAVRDNKRLFTNDAGKRFDMSLTKTCLSSQCHANKDTFCDRCHDALAITPNCWDCHVVPTVGEE is encoded by the coding sequence ATGTATAACGCCGGTAAAATTATTCCAGGACTGCTGATTTTTCTTGGACTGGTTACGTTTCCATTCTGGTCGAATCTTGGGGGGGCATATGAAGCTCCGGAGCTGGTCATGCCCGAGGCAGAAGAGGAATGTGTGTTGGCGGGTGACTGGATGCGGGCCAACCACATGATTCTTCTGGATGACTGGCGGGATCTGGCTGTACGGGACAACAAGCGCCTGTTCACCAACGACGCAGGGAAGCGCTTTGACATGAGCTTGACCAAAACCTGTCTGTCGAGCCAGTGCCATGCCAACAAGGACACGTTCTGTGATCGATGTCACGACGCCCTGGCCATCACCCCGAATTGTTGGGATTGCCACGTCGTACCGACAGTAGGGGAGGAATAA
- the dsrK gene encoding sulfate reduction electron transfer complex DsrMKJOP subunit DsrK, which yields MSQAPKPEELLRVSHIPPKKDWMDPRVDLIPGTWGYPGKASSLETLGLPNPREWNPTDEDWKLPPNWKEIIHEGLKERLEKYRSLKVFLDICVRCGACADKCHFFIGSGDPKNMPVLRAELLRSIYRQDFTMAGKILGTFAGGRELTEDVIKEWFYYFHQCTECRRCSLYCPYGIDTAEVTIIVRELLNLIGVNIDWILGAAANCYRTGNHLGLEPHTFKGNIEYLVDDIEEYVGVRLNPTFNRKGAEVLFIAPSGDVFADPGIFTYMGYLMLFEHIGLDYTISTYASEGGNFGLFTSQETMKRLNSKMYAEAKRLGVKWILGGECGHMWRVLHQYMDTMNGPADFLEVPKSPITGTVFDNAKSTKMVHIVEFMADLIHHGKLKLNPSRNDYLRTTWHDSCNVSRGMGMFEEPRYVLQSVCNNFYEMPENTIREQTFCCGGGTGLNAGEFEYLRMMGGMPRAFAVKHVQEKHGVNRLVNVCALDRAILPPLMDYWAPEVSVSGLTELVANALVMEGEHDRLTDLRGEDIPGMEGDE from the coding sequence ATGTCACAAGCGCCAAAGCCAGAAGAATTACTCCGGGTATCGCATATCCCCCCCAAGAAAGATTGGATGGATCCCCGGGTGGACCTCATCCCTGGAACTTGGGGGTATCCAGGAAAGGCCAGCAGCCTGGAAACCCTGGGCCTGCCCAATCCTCGGGAATGGAACCCAACGGACGAAGACTGGAAACTGCCTCCGAACTGGAAAGAGATTATTCATGAAGGCCTCAAGGAGCGGCTGGAGAAGTATCGCTCCCTGAAGGTATTCCTGGACATCTGTGTGCGTTGCGGAGCCTGTGCCGACAAGTGTCATTTTTTTATCGGCAGTGGTGACCCCAAAAATATGCCGGTATTGCGGGCGGAACTGCTCCGTTCCATCTACCGCCAGGATTTCACCATGGCCGGCAAGATTCTGGGTACCTTTGCCGGTGGTCGCGAACTCACCGAGGACGTGATCAAGGAGTGGTTTTACTACTTTCACCAATGTACCGAGTGTCGACGCTGTTCGCTTTACTGTCCCTACGGCATCGATACTGCGGAAGTCACGATTATTGTCCGGGAACTGCTCAACCTGATCGGTGTGAATATCGACTGGATCCTCGGAGCCGCGGCCAACTGCTACCGGACCGGGAACCATCTGGGTCTCGAGCCGCATACCTTCAAGGGCAATATTGAGTATCTGGTGGACGATATCGAGGAGTATGTCGGTGTTCGCCTGAACCCCACTTTCAACCGGAAAGGGGCCGAAGTCCTGTTTATCGCTCCATCCGGTGATGTTTTTGCCGATCCCGGCATCTTCACCTACATGGGCTACCTGATGCTTTTCGAGCATATCGGGTTGGACTACACCATCAGCACGTATGCTTCCGAGGGGGGGAACTTTGGCCTGTTCACCAGCCAGGAGACCATGAAACGGCTCAACTCCAAGATGTACGCCGAGGCCAAACGACTGGGCGTCAAATGGATTCTTGGTGGTGAGTGCGGGCATATGTGGCGGGTGCTGCATCAATACATGGATACGATGAACGGTCCCGCGGATTTCCTGGAAGTTCCCAAGTCTCCGATAACCGGAACCGTGTTTGACAACGCCAAATCCACAAAAATGGTCCATATCGTCGAATTCATGGCCGACCTGATTCATCATGGGAAGTTGAAGCTGAACCCCAGTCGCAACGACTATCTGCGGACGACATGGCATGACTCGTGTAACGTTTCCCGCGGCATGGGTATGTTCGAAGAACCGCGTTACGTACTGCAGAGCGTTTGCAACAACTTTTATGAAATGCCGGAAAACACCATCCGCGAGCAGACGTTCTGTTGCGGTGGTGGAACCGGCCTGAACGCCGGCGAGTTTGAGTACTTACGGATGATGGGCGGGATGCCCCGTGCGTTTGCCGTGAAGCATGTGCAGGAGAAACATGGCGTGAATCGCCTGGTCAACGTCTGTGCGTTGGATAGAGCCATCCTGCCCCCGCTGATGGACTACTGGGCGCCGGAGGTCTCGGTTTCCGGGTTGACGGAACTGGTGGCCAATGCTCTGGTCATGGAAGGGGAGCACGATCGGCTCACCGATCTGCGCGGCGAGGACATTCCAGGCATGGAGGGGGATGAGTAA
- the dsrO gene encoding sulfate reduction electron transfer complex DsrMKJOP subunit DsrO, producing MAINRRTFLKAAGLTTLAGVAGHAAMELLAPGALEAARPESVGRFPEELTAKRWAMLIDTKKFTTVQTYQRSIDACHVLHNVPHIPGDQEIKWLWTDSFKHVFPDQQHELVPDAIKNQPFLALCNHCDNPPCVRVCPTKATFKRDDGIVMMDMHRCIGCRYCMAGCPYGARSFNFWDPRPFIANIDPYYPTRMIGVVEKCTFCEDRLARGQIPACVEVSEGAMIFGDLDNQDSEVRRVLRERYSLRRKPSLGTKPHVFYLI from the coding sequence ATGGCCATAAATCGAAGAACATTTCTGAAGGCTGCCGGCCTGACGACTTTGGCCGGAGTGGCCGGTCACGCGGCAATGGAGTTGCTGGCTCCCGGAGCGTTGGAAGCAGCGCGTCCTGAAAGTGTCGGAAGATTTCCCGAGGAATTGACCGCCAAGCGTTGGGCCATGCTCATCGATACAAAGAAGTTTACCACGGTCCAAACCTATCAACGCAGTATCGATGCATGTCATGTTTTGCATAATGTTCCGCACATCCCAGGTGATCAGGAGATCAAGTGGCTGTGGACCGACAGCTTCAAACACGTCTTTCCGGATCAACAACATGAACTGGTTCCGGACGCCATCAAGAACCAGCCTTTTCTGGCACTGTGCAACCATTGTGACAATCCTCCCTGCGTTCGGGTCTGCCCGACCAAGGCCACCTTCAAGCGCGATGATGGGATCGTGATGATGGACATGCACCGTTGCATCGGCTGCCGTTACTGCATGGCAGGCTGTCCCTACGGCGCGCGCAGCTTCAACTTCTGGGATCCCAGGCCGTTCATCGCGAACATTGATCCCTACTACCCCACCCGGATGATCGGCGTGGTGGAGAAGTGCACGTTCTGTGAAGACCGACTGGCCAGGGGACAAATCCCGGCCTGCGTCGAGGTTTCGGAGGGCGCTATGATCTTTGGTGACCTGGACAACCAGGACTCCGAGGTGCGCCGGGTGCTGCGGGAACGGTACAGCCTGCGTCGCAAGCCTTCCCTGGGAACCAAACCCCACGTCTTCTATCTGATATGA